ACGACAGCAAGTGATGATCGACGGCCACCCGGTGGACGGGCTCATCGGCGATCGACTCGTGTATCAGGTCGACGGGTACGAGTTCCACAGCTCGGCCGAACAACGACGGCGCGACATCGCACAAGACCGTCGGCTGACCCTCATGGGGTACACAGTGGTCCGCATCGACTACAGACAGGTGCTGTTCGAGTGGCAGGAGGTCGAGTCGGAGTTCCGGCATGCGATCGCGATGGGACTCGATCGCGATTCAGGGGTTCGAACCCGACTCAGGCGGCAGCCGAGCCGTTCGTCCTGAGCGATGGACGAACTCCTGAAAATGAAGCGGATGCCGCGGGGCAGGCGGCACCCGCGACATCCGCTGGTTCTGGTGGTTACTTGACGCTGCCGGCGGTGAGGCCCCCGACGAGGCGCTTCTCGATGATCATGAACAGGATGACCACCGGCACGATCGCGACGATCGAGACGCCGAACACGTACTGCCACGAGGTCTCGTACTGGCCGACGAACTTCGTGAGGGCCACGGAGAGCGGCTGGTTGCCCGCCGTTGAGAGGATCACGAGCGAGGCCGCGAACTCGTTCCAGCAGGCCACGAAGGTGAAGACGATCGCCGTCACGATGCCGGGCCAGACGAGCGGCAGGCTGATCGTGAAGAGCACCCTGAGCCGGCCGGCGCCGTCGATCTGCGCCGCCTCGTCGACCTCCTTCGGGATGCCGGCGAAGAACGAGTGCATGATCCACACGGCGAACGAGAGGTTGAACGCGGCGTTGATGAAGATCATCGCCGCCCACGTGTCGATCATGTCGAACGCGAGGAACTGGCGGAACAGGCCCGAGGTCAGCACGGCCGGCTGCAGCATCTGCGTGACGATCACGAGGAAGAGGAACACCATGCGGAACGGGAACTTGAACCGGGCCGTGTAGTACGCCGCGGGCATCGCGACGAGCAGCACGATCAGCGTCGCGAAGACCGAGATCACGATGGTCGAGATGAGGTTCTGCGGCAGCGGCGTCTCGGGCGTCGACCACATGTTGATGTAGTTCTCCCAGTGCCACTCCTCTGGGAAGTAGGTGGGGTCGACCGAGCGGATCTGCGCCTTCGTCTTCACCGAGCCGAAGAACATGATGACGTACGGGAGGACGAAGATCGCGAGCACGATGAAGCCGGCGAGCATGCGCACGAGCACCTTGCCGAGCGGCACCTGGTCTTCGGTGTAGCGGCGCTTGCGAGCGGATGCCGCGGGCGGGGCGATCGTCTCGAACGCGGGTG
The sequence above is a segment of the Agromyces hippuratus genome. Coding sequences within it:
- a CDS encoding carbohydrate ABC transporter permease codes for the protein MAVTAPAFETIAPPAASARKRRYTEDQVPLGKVLVRMLAGFIVLAIFVLPYVIMFFGSVKTKAQIRSVDPTYFPEEWHWENYINMWSTPETPLPQNLISTIVISVFATLIVLLVAMPAAYYTARFKFPFRMVFLFLVIVTQMLQPAVLTSGLFRQFLAFDMIDTWAAMIFINAAFNLSFAVWIMHSFFAGIPKEVDEAAQIDGAGRLRVLFTISLPLVWPGIVTAIVFTFVACWNEFAASLVILSTAGNQPLSVALTKFVGQYETSWQYVFGVSIVAIVPVVILFMIIEKRLVGGLTAGSVK